From the genome of Thermoflexus hugenholtzii, one region includes:
- a CDS encoding tetratricopeptide repeat protein, which translates to MHRQGSFRGWWRWAVMGVVLFGLAAFLARWPRPSSLPSRTRTPLPSPTVPATPSPTPSPTPTPTPLPGEWLDRGRRAMRVGAFEEAAAAYAAALQGALPPEAAGEAWVGWGRALLAAEQPAEAARVLAQAPVEELPPEWARGVWTLRGDARRAAGDPAGAAEAYGHALGMGSPLTVELRMRRALALQEAGRLEAAAAELRAALPAARDPSQEAALRERLAETLEALQAYPAALEQYEAILAFAQNRAYRAYIEWRAAQVLLTAGQTPEGYARLQRLIREAPDTLAAYNALVRLVEAGIPVPDDLRGRIDAAAGQCLPAVQAFERWIAAHPDHGDIHYEAALCYRDLGNLQAAHAHLDALIRDHPEASRWAEGWLEKGRLWIRSGAVESAVALWRQFLARFPTHPFTPRLLYEAARLLERNGAEEAAEGFYRLLAERFPADPRAPEARHRQGVLAYGRGDLDAAAAAWEALRSRYPEAPEALAARFWLGKVALARGDRARAEAEWQAVVAQASGRFLGERARMLLQGEDLTDLPETLELPDPEAGRAEAEEWLRARLGITGTLPLSPSVGLTDPLWQAGAEAWRVGWVEEARGLWTALRQRVEDPLALYALALAFREQGADALAVQAAAQLLARLRVDPREAPPFLARLAYPVPYPDRVLEEAQRRHLPPLLLYAVMRQESLFDPYAVSSARARGLMQIIPPTAQAIAEALGQPYRESWLHRPAVSIAFGAYYLAQQRDRFGGNLWVALAAYNGGPGNAARWWATARGDPDLFYERITLEETRRYLERVVEHLAVYRALYAGRAK; encoded by the coding sequence ATGCACCGGCAGGGATCCTTCCGAGGATGGTGGCGCTGGGCGGTGATGGGCGTGGTGTTGTTCGGGCTGGCGGCTTTCTTGGCGAGATGGCCGCGGCCGTCCTCCCTTCCCTCCCGGACGCGGACGCCGCTCCCTTCCCCCACCGTCCCGGCGACCCCATCGCCTACCCCCTCGCCGACGCCGACCCCCACGCCCCTTCCCGGGGAGTGGCTGGATCGAGGGCGCAGGGCCATGCGGGTGGGAGCGTTTGAGGAGGCTGCCGCCGCCTATGCGGCAGCGTTGCAGGGCGCTTTGCCTCCGGAGGCTGCCGGCGAAGCGTGGGTCGGATGGGGACGGGCCTTGCTGGCCGCCGAGCAGCCGGCGGAGGCCGCCCGGGTCCTCGCCCAGGCCCCCGTGGAGGAGCTGCCCCCCGAGTGGGCCCGCGGGGTCTGGACGCTCCGGGGAGACGCCCGGCGGGCGGCCGGGGATCCGGCCGGAGCCGCCGAGGCGTATGGCCACGCCCTCGGCATGGGCTCTCCCCTGACGGTGGAGCTCCGGATGCGCCGCGCCCTCGCCCTGCAGGAGGCGGGCCGGCTGGAGGCCGCCGCGGCGGAGCTGCGGGCCGCCCTGCCCGCGGCCCGGGACCCCAGCCAGGAGGCTGCCCTCCGGGAGCGGCTGGCGGAGACCCTGGAGGCCCTCCAGGCCTACCCGGCCGCCCTCGAGCAATATGAGGCCATCCTGGCTTTCGCCCAAAACCGCGCCTACCGCGCGTATATCGAATGGCGGGCGGCCCAGGTGCTTCTCACCGCCGGCCAGACCCCGGAGGGCTACGCCCGGCTCCAGCGGCTGATCCGGGAGGCTCCCGATACCCTTGCCGCCTACAACGCCCTGGTCCGCCTGGTGGAGGCAGGGATCCCGGTGCCGGATGATCTGCGGGGCCGGATCGACGCCGCCGCCGGGCAGTGTCTCCCGGCTGTCCAGGCCTTCGAGCGCTGGATCGCCGCCCACCCGGACCACGGGGACATCCACTACGAGGCCGCCCTCTGTTATCGGGACCTGGGGAACCTGCAGGCCGCCCACGCTCATCTCGACGCCCTGATCCGCGATCACCCGGAGGCCTCCCGCTGGGCGGAGGGATGGCTGGAGAAAGGGCGGCTGTGGATCCGAAGCGGGGCGGTGGAGTCCGCCGTGGCCCTCTGGCGACAGTTCCTCGCCCGTTTCCCGACCCATCCCTTCACCCCTCGTCTGCTCTATGAGGCCGCCCGCCTCCTGGAGCGGAACGGAGCGGAGGAAGCGGCGGAGGGGTTCTATCGTCTCCTCGCCGAGCGCTTCCCGGCGGATCCGCGCGCGCCGGAGGCCCGGCATCGGCAGGGGGTGCTGGCCTACGGCCGTGGGGATCTCGACGCGGCGGCCGCGGCATGGGAGGCGTTGCGAAGCCGGTATCCGGAGGCGCCGGAGGCCCTGGCCGCTCGCTTCTGGCTGGGGAAGGTGGCCCTGGCCCGCGGGGATCGCGCGCGGGCGGAGGCGGAGTGGCAGGCTGTCGTCGCCCAGGCCTCCGGGCGCTTCCTCGGGGAGCGGGCCCGCATGCTTCTGCAGGGCGAGGACCTCACCGACCTGCCCGAAACCCTGGAACTCCCGGATCCGGAGGCGGGCCGGGCGGAGGCCGAGGAATGGCTGCGGGCCCGCCTGGGGATCACCGGGACGCTTCCCCTCTCGCCGTCCGTGGGGCTGACGGATCCCCTCTGGCAGGCCGGCGCGGAGGCCTGGCGGGTGGGCTGGGTGGAGGAGGCGCGCGGGCTCTGGACCGCCTTGCGGCAGCGCGTGGAGGATCCCCTGGCGCTGTATGCCCTGGCCCTGGCCTTCCGGGAGCAGGGGGCAGACGCCCTGGCCGTCCAGGCAGCCGCCCAGCTGCTCGCCCGCCTCCGGGTGGATCCCCGGGAGGCGCCGCCCTTCCTGGCCCGGCTGGCCTATCCCGTGCCTTATCCGGATCGGGTTCTCGAGGAGGCGCAACGTCGCCATCTGCCGCCTCTCCTGCTGTATGCGGTGATGCGCCAGGAGAGCCTGTTCGATCCCTACGCGGTCTCCTCGGCCCGGGCCCGCGGGCTGATGCAGATCATCCCGCCCACGGCGCAGGCCATCGCCGAGGCGCTGGGCCAGCCGTATCGGGAGTCCTGGTTGCATCGTCCGGCGGTGAGCATCGCCTTCGGGGCCTATTATCTGGCCCAGCAACGGGATCGCTTTGGGGGGAACCTGTGGGTGGCCCTGGCCGCTTACAACGGGGGGCCGGGGAACGCAGCGCGCTGGTGGGCGACGGCGCGGGGGGATCCCGACCTGTTCTACGAGCGGATCACCCTGGAGGAGACCCGCCGATATCTGGAGCGGGTCGTCGAACACCTCGCCGTATATCGGGCCCTCTACGCCGGGCGCGCCAAATGA
- a CDS encoding 50S ribosomal protein L25, which yields MAELVLNAKPRNVIGKAVKALRRQGWIPAVLYGRHISPLPIQVEGRELQRVLSQARGGARLITLQVDGETHLALIREVQREPIRREILHVDFQAIEMTEKIRVEVPVIFKGASPAVERGEGVLVHGLTHVEIECLPKDLIEAITVDLSVLDRVDAAIYVRDLQAPPGVTIVSDPDELIALVTAPAAEAIEEVPLPAEAPEVEVIGRGKKVEEEEEE from the coding sequence ATGGCCGAGCTGGTGCTGAACGCGAAACCTCGAAACGTGATCGGGAAAGCCGTGAAAGCCCTCCGCCGCCAGGGATGGATCCCGGCAGTGCTTTACGGGCGCCACATCTCGCCCCTCCCCATCCAGGTCGAGGGCCGGGAGCTGCAACGGGTTCTCTCCCAGGCCCGGGGCGGCGCCCGGCTGATCACCCTCCAGGTGGACGGCGAGACTCACCTGGCGCTGATCCGCGAGGTGCAGCGCGAGCCCATCCGCCGGGAGATCCTCCACGTCGATTTCCAGGCCATCGAGATGACGGAGAAGATCCGGGTGGAGGTCCCGGTGATCTTCAAGGGCGCCTCCCCGGCGGTGGAGCGGGGCGAGGGCGTCCTGGTGCACGGCCTGACCCACGTGGAGATCGAATGTCTTCCCAAGGACCTCATCGAGGCCATCACCGTGGATCTGAGCGTCCTGGATCGGGTGGATGCGGCGATCTACGTGCGGGATCTTCAGGCGCCGCCGGGGGTCACCATCGTGAGCGATCCGGACGAGCTGATCGCGCTGGTGACCGCGCCCGCGGCGGAGGCCATCGAGGAAGTCCCGCTGCCCGCGGAAGCTCCCGAGGTCGAGGTCATCGGACGCGGGAAGAAGGTCGAGGAGGAAGAGGAGGAGTGA
- the argC gene encoding N-acetyl-gamma-glutamyl-phosphate reductase, with amino-acid sequence MWRVGIYGVTGYAGFEVFRLLRRHPAVEIVFAASESGAGNVLSQLFPTTEDFPVVGFAEAPLDQVDAVFLALPHGISASVARQAHAAGVRVIDLSADFRLKDPATYARWYREEHPVPELLPEAVYGLTEWNRAAIREATLIANPGCYPTATLLALLPLAQAGAVGPGPIVVDAKSGVSGAGRKPSLTTHFVEVDENLSPYSIGRAHRHLPEMEQMLQAVHGGLGPLVFSPQLLPVARGILATIYVPLAPGWTEAMVHELLTEVYGREPFVKVLPRGTLATLRHSVGTNFCVLSVTGVPEAGMVIVTSSIDNLIKGAAGQAVQNFNVMFGIEETAGLL; translated from the coding sequence ATGTGGCGTGTGGGAATCTACGGGGTGACCGGCTACGCCGGGTTCGAGGTCTTCCGCCTGCTGCGGCGACACCCGGCGGTGGAGATCGTCTTCGCCGCCTCGGAGAGCGGCGCCGGCAACGTCCTCTCCCAGCTCTTCCCCACTACGGAGGACTTCCCGGTGGTGGGCTTCGCGGAAGCCCCCCTGGATCAGGTGGACGCGGTGTTCCTGGCGTTGCCCCACGGGATCTCCGCTTCGGTGGCCCGCCAGGCCCACGCCGCCGGCGTGCGCGTCATCGACCTCTCCGCCGACTTCCGCCTGAAGGACCCTGCGACCTATGCCCGATGGTATCGGGAAGAGCATCCCGTCCCCGAGCTGTTGCCTGAGGCGGTCTACGGCCTGACGGAATGGAACCGGGCGGCCATCCGGGAGGCGACGCTGATCGCCAACCCCGGCTGCTACCCCACCGCCACCCTCCTGGCCCTGCTCCCCCTGGCCCAGGCCGGGGCCGTGGGGCCCGGCCCCATCGTGGTGGACGCGAAGTCCGGGGTCTCCGGGGCTGGCCGCAAGCCCTCCCTCACCACCCACTTCGTGGAGGTGGATGAGAACCTCAGCCCCTACAGCATCGGCCGGGCTCACCGCCATCTGCCGGAGATGGAACAGATGCTGCAGGCCGTTCACGGCGGCCTCGGCCCCCTGGTGTTCTCCCCCCAGCTGCTCCCGGTGGCCCGGGGCATCCTGGCCACGATCTACGTCCCCCTCGCCCCCGGCTGGACCGAGGCGATGGTCCACGAGCTGCTGACCGAGGTGTATGGGCGCGAGCCCTTCGTGAAGGTGTTGCCTCGCGGGACGCTGGCGACGCTCCGCCACAGCGTGGGGACGAACTTCTGCGTGCTCTCGGTGACCGGCGTGCCGGAGGCCGGCATGGTCATCGTGACGTCTTCCATCGACAACCTGATCAAGGGCGCCGCCGGACAGGCGGTCCAGAACTTCAACGTGATGTTCGGGATCGAGGAGACGGCGGGCCTTCTGTGA
- the argB gene encoding acetylglutamate kinase: MRVIKIGGHELDQPSFLEGLIAALRRMRPLPLLVHGGGKAVSAWQQRVGLTPRYIGGLRVTDDETRELAVMTLAGLTNKSLVAALTQAGLPALGLCGADLALVRVEPLPELGWVGKPSAVDAERLRHWLAEGLLPVIAPIGLGPGGLYNVNADQMAAAIAAALPAEELVFLTDVPGVQAEGMVRPSLRAREAEALIAAGVIRDGMIPKVRSALEALAAGVRRVRITNLSGLEAGGTEILAEA; encoded by the coding sequence ATGCGAGTGATCAAGATCGGCGGCCACGAGCTGGACCAGCCCTCTTTCCTGGAGGGCCTGATCGCCGCCCTGCGCCGGATGCGACCGCTGCCCCTCCTGGTCCACGGCGGGGGGAAGGCGGTGAGCGCCTGGCAGCAACGGGTGGGGCTCACCCCGCGCTACATCGGCGGGCTGCGGGTGACTGACGACGAGACCCGGGAGCTGGCGGTGATGACCCTGGCGGGGCTGACCAACAAGTCCCTGGTGGCGGCCCTGACCCAGGCCGGCCTCCCCGCCCTGGGCCTGTGCGGGGCCGACCTGGCCCTGGTGCGGGTGGAGCCCCTGCCGGAGCTGGGATGGGTGGGGAAACCGTCGGCGGTGGATGCGGAGCGCCTCCGGCATTGGCTGGCGGAGGGGCTGCTGCCGGTGATCGCCCCCATCGGCCTGGGGCCCGGCGGCCTCTACAACGTCAACGCCGACCAGATGGCGGCGGCCATCGCCGCGGCCCTCCCCGCCGAGGAGCTGGTCTTCCTGACCGACGTCCCGGGGGTGCAAGCGGAAGGGATGGTCCGGCCTTCCCTCCGCGCCCGGGAGGCGGAGGCGCTGATCGCCGCCGGCGTCATCCGCGACGGCATGATCCCCAAAGTGCGCTCGGCCCTGGAAGCCCTCGCCGCCGGCGTCCGACGGGTTCGCATCACGAACCTGAGCGGCCTGGAGGCCGGCGGCACCGAGATCCTCGCGGAGGCATAG
- a CDS encoding aspartate aminotransferase family protein: protein MEAEALIALAERVLAPTYRRPPVLFTHGEGMYVYDANGRRYLDFVAGIAVCALGHADPGVAQVVAEQARRLVHLSNLYHTEPHLRLAEALVAHSFADRVFFCNSGAEAAEAALKFARKFARLRFGPHKTGFVAFTHSFHGRTMGALSVTEKPAYREPFAPLIPGVTFVPFNDVEAARASITEATCAVIVEPIQGEGGVNVATPEFLRALRARCDEVGALLIFDEVQCGLGRTGTLWAYEAYGVEPDLLTVAKPLANGLPIGAVLMREAVATALQPGDHGSTFAGGPLVTAVALHVFRRLCDPAFLAHVREVGEYLMARLQALALPGVKEIRGRGLLVGIEIEGDARAVVAAALERGLLITTAGDTVVRLVPPLIVERAHIDEALGILEEAMRAALPSRPS from the coding sequence ATGGAGGCAGAGGCCCTGATCGCCCTGGCGGAACGGGTGCTGGCGCCCACCTACCGGCGCCCTCCCGTGCTCTTCACCCACGGCGAGGGGATGTATGTTTACGACGCGAACGGCCGGCGCTACCTGGACTTCGTGGCCGGCATCGCTGTCTGCGCCCTGGGCCACGCGGATCCCGGGGTGGCCCAGGTGGTCGCCGAGCAAGCCCGGCGGCTGGTCCACCTGAGCAACCTCTACCACACCGAGCCCCACCTGCGCCTGGCGGAGGCCCTGGTCGCCCACAGCTTCGCCGACCGCGTCTTCTTCTGCAACTCCGGCGCTGAGGCCGCCGAGGCGGCCCTGAAGTTCGCCCGCAAGTTCGCCCGGCTCCGCTTCGGCCCCCACAAGACCGGCTTCGTCGCCTTCACCCACAGCTTCCACGGCCGCACGATGGGCGCCCTCTCCGTGACCGAGAAGCCCGCTTACCGCGAGCCCTTCGCCCCCTTAATCCCCGGGGTGACCTTCGTCCCCTTCAACGACGTGGAGGCGGCCCGGGCCTCCATCACGGAGGCGACCTGCGCGGTGATCGTGGAGCCGATCCAGGGAGAGGGCGGGGTGAACGTGGCCACCCCGGAGTTCCTCCGGGCTCTGCGGGCGCGCTGCGATGAGGTCGGCGCGCTGCTCATCTTCGACGAGGTGCAGTGCGGCCTGGGACGCACGGGGACTTTGTGGGCCTACGAGGCATATGGGGTGGAGCCGGATTTGCTGACGGTCGCCAAGCCCCTGGCCAACGGGCTGCCCATCGGGGCCGTCCTGATGCGGGAGGCGGTGGCCACGGCCCTCCAGCCCGGGGATCACGGCAGCACCTTCGCCGGCGGACCCCTGGTGACGGCGGTGGCCCTCCACGTGTTCCGACGGCTGTGCGATCCCGCCTTCCTGGCCCACGTGCGGGAGGTGGGGGAATACCTGATGGCGCGCCTGCAGGCTCTGGCGCTCCCCGGCGTGAAGGAGATCCGGGGCCGGGGCCTGCTGGTGGGGATCGAGATCGAGGGGGACGCCCGGGCCGTGGTCGCCGCCGCCCTGGAGCGGGGCCTGCTGATCACCACCGCCGGCGACACGGTGGTGCGCCTGGTCCCCCCGCTGATCGTCGAGCGGGCCCACATCGACGAGGCCCTGGGGATCCTGGAGGAGGCCATGCGGGCGGCTCTTCCCTCCCGCCCTTCCTAA
- a CDS encoding N-acetyltransferase: protein MVRIRPARPEDIPALFALVDAYARRGLLLPRSEEEIVATLSDWIVAEAEGRMVGCGSLVWMSPTLVEIRSLAVAEDYQGNGAGGAIVQALVRRARAAGARVVFALTRAVPFFERLGFAVTERERFPEKVWRDCVRCPLRERCDEVAVVYAFPEDEAGAEGQQRNPGSRNPT from the coding sequence ATGGTGCGGATCCGACCGGCCCGACCGGAGGACATCCCCGCCCTGTTCGCCCTGGTGGACGCTTACGCCCGGCGGGGATTGTTGCTGCCACGATCCGAAGAGGAGATCGTGGCCACCCTGTCGGATTGGATCGTGGCGGAGGCGGAGGGCCGGATGGTGGGATGCGGCTCCCTGGTCTGGATGAGCCCGACCCTGGTGGAGATCCGCTCCCTGGCCGTGGCCGAGGATTATCAAGGCAACGGCGCGGGGGGCGCCATCGTCCAGGCGTTGGTCCGGCGCGCCCGGGCGGCCGGGGCCCGGGTCGTGTTCGCCCTCACCCGGGCCGTCCCCTTCTTCGAGCGCCTGGGCTTCGCGGTGACGGAGCGGGAACGTTTCCCCGAGAAGGTCTGGCGGGACTGCGTGCGCTGCCCCCTGCGGGAGCGCTGCGACGAAGTGGCGGTGGTCTACGCCTTCCCGGAGGATGAGGCCGGAGCGGAAGGCCAACAGCGGAACCCTGGATCCCGGAACCCCACGTGA
- a CDS encoding argininosuccinate synthase, which yields MVRKVVLAYSGGLDTSTIIPWLRETYGCEVIAFCADIGQGEEELRGVEERAYAGGASKVILRDLREEFLRDYVLPTVQAGAVYEGKYLLGTAMARPLIAKHQVQIALEEGADAVAHGATGKGNDQVRFELAYQALAPHLRVIAPWREWSITSRREAYEYARAHGVPIEWSTSRYSRDRNLWHVSHEGGPLEDPDWEPEEDVFLWTTDPTRAPETPETITLAFEQGVPVALNGQPMGLVPLMEALNALGAKHGIGRVDLVENRLVGMKSRGVYETPGGTILVEALRALETLCLDRETMHFKQALALRYAELVYYGWWFSPLREAMDAFVKVVMRNVTGEVRLKLYKGNVWVVGRRSPYSLYREDIVSFDTVGAYDHKDAAGFIRLFGLPLKVHGLVRRGLRGAPRAPEERD from the coding sequence ATGGTTCGCAAGGTGGTGCTGGCGTATTCCGGCGGACTGGACACCTCCACCATCATCCCGTGGCTGCGGGAGACGTATGGGTGCGAGGTGATCGCCTTCTGCGCTGACATCGGCCAGGGGGAGGAGGAGTTGCGCGGGGTGGAGGAGCGGGCCTACGCCGGCGGGGCGTCCAAGGTGATCCTCCGCGACCTGCGCGAGGAGTTCCTGCGGGACTACGTGCTGCCCACGGTGCAGGCCGGCGCCGTCTATGAGGGCAAATACCTGCTGGGGACGGCGATGGCCCGCCCCCTGATCGCCAAACATCAGGTCCAGATCGCCCTGGAGGAGGGAGCGGACGCCGTGGCCCATGGAGCCACCGGCAAGGGCAACGACCAGGTCCGCTTCGAGCTGGCCTACCAGGCCCTGGCGCCCCATCTGCGGGTGATCGCCCCATGGCGGGAGTGGTCCATCACCTCCCGCCGCGAGGCCTATGAATACGCCCGCGCCCACGGGGTGCCCATCGAGTGGAGCACCAGCCGCTACAGCCGCGATCGGAACCTCTGGCACGTCTCCCACGAGGGCGGCCCCCTGGAGGACCCGGACTGGGAGCCCGAGGAGGACGTCTTCCTCTGGACCACGGATCCCACCCGCGCCCCGGAGACCCCTGAGACCATCACCCTGGCCTTCGAGCAGGGGGTCCCGGTGGCCCTCAACGGCCAGCCGATGGGCCTGGTGCCCCTGATGGAGGCCCTCAACGCCCTGGGGGCCAAGCACGGCATCGGACGGGTGGATCTGGTGGAGAACCGGCTGGTGGGGATGAAGTCCCGCGGCGTTTACGAGACACCGGGTGGCACCATCCTGGTGGAGGCCCTGCGGGCCCTGGAGACCCTGTGCCTGGACCGCGAGACCATGCACTTCAAGCAGGCCCTGGCCCTGCGCTACGCGGAGCTGGTCTACTACGGCTGGTGGTTCAGCCCTCTGCGCGAGGCTATGGACGCCTTCGTGAAGGTCGTGATGCGGAACGTGACCGGGGAAGTCCGCCTCAAACTGTATAAGGGGAACGTGTGGGTGGTGGGCCGGCGCTCGCCCTACAGCCTCTACCGGGAGGACATCGTCTCCTTCGATACCGTGGGGGCCTACGACCACAAGGACGCCGCCGGCTTCATCCGGCTGTTCGGGCTCCCGCTCAAAGTGCACGGCCTGGTCCGCCGCGGGCTGCGCGGGGCTCCCCGCGCTCCCGAAGAGCGGGATTGA
- the argH gene encoding argininosuccinate lyase, which yields MRLWGTAENLPLDPAFERLNASLPFDRRLYPQDIRGSIAWARALARAGILSPEEQQAIEEGLQRVREELDAGLFLFRPTDEDIHTAVERRLTELIGPAAGKLHTGRSRNDQVATDLRLFLMDEWPELEGRLRALEESLVRQAEAHPDLLMPGYTHLQRAQPIRYAQWCLAHAWAFERDRERLQEAFPRLATLPLGSGALAGTPFPIDREALARELGFRQVSPNSLDAVSDRDFVAEFLFIAAMIGVHLSRLAEDLVLFASAEFGFIELDPAYTTGSSLMPQKRNPDALELARAKAGRLIGHLTGFLTVLKGLPSGYNKDLQEDKEPVFDAVDTLRAVLAVMPGLIATMRPRPERMRAALEEAMLATELADYLVRKGVPFREAHRAVSALVQEALREGEALSALPLERMRRHHPAFEADVFAALDPEAAVERRAAVGGTARAAVEAQIRALRARLAPADFR from the coding sequence ATGCGCCTCTGGGGGACCGCGGAGAACCTGCCGCTGGATCCGGCCTTCGAGCGGCTCAACGCTTCGCTGCCGTTCGACCGTCGCCTGTATCCCCAGGACATCCGGGGCTCCATCGCCTGGGCCCGGGCCCTGGCCCGGGCCGGGATCCTGAGCCCCGAGGAGCAGCAGGCCATCGAGGAGGGCTTGCAACGGGTTCGGGAGGAGCTGGACGCCGGCCTCTTCCTCTTCCGGCCCACCGATGAGGACATCCACACAGCGGTCGAACGGCGGCTCACGGAGCTCATCGGCCCGGCCGCCGGCAAGCTCCACACCGGGCGCAGCCGGAACGACCAGGTGGCGACGGACCTCCGGCTTTTCCTGATGGACGAGTGGCCGGAGCTGGAGGGCAGGCTGCGCGCGCTGGAGGAATCCCTGGTGCGGCAGGCGGAGGCGCACCCGGATCTCCTGATGCCGGGCTACACGCATCTGCAGCGGGCCCAGCCCATCCGCTACGCCCAGTGGTGCCTGGCCCACGCCTGGGCTTTCGAACGGGACCGGGAGCGGCTGCAGGAGGCCTTCCCCCGCCTGGCTACCCTCCCCCTGGGCAGCGGCGCCCTCGCCGGCACGCCCTTCCCCATCGACCGGGAGGCCCTGGCCCGGGAGCTGGGCTTCCGTCAGGTCTCCCCCAACAGCCTGGACGCGGTCTCCGATCGGGACTTCGTCGCCGAATTCCTCTTCATCGCTGCTATGATCGGGGTTCATCTCAGCCGCCTGGCCGAGGACCTCGTCCTGTTCGCCAGCGCGGAGTTCGGGTTCATCGAGCTGGATCCCGCCTACACCACCGGCTCCAGCCTGATGCCCCAGAAGCGCAACCCCGACGCCCTGGAGCTGGCCCGGGCGAAGGCCGGCCGGCTCATCGGGCATCTCACCGGTTTCCTCACGGTGCTCAAGGGCCTGCCCTCCGGCTATAACAAGGACCTCCAGGAGGACAAGGAGCCGGTCTTCGATGCGGTGGACACGCTGCGGGCGGTGCTGGCCGTGATGCCCGGCCTGATCGCGACCATGCGGCCGCGGCCGGAACGCATGCGCGCGGCCCTGGAGGAGGCCATGCTGGCCACGGAGCTCGCCGACTACCTGGTGCGCAAAGGCGTGCCCTTCCGGGAAGCCCATCGGGCGGTGAGCGCGCTGGTGCAGGAGGCCCTTCGGGAGGGGGAGGCCCTGAGCGCCCTTCCCCTGGAGCGGATGCGCCGGCATCACCCGGCTTTCGAAGCGGACGTCTTCGCCGCCCTGGACCCCGAGGCCGCGGTGGAGCGACGGGCCGCCGTGGGGGGGACGGCCCGGGCGGCCGTGGAAGCCCAAATTCGGGCCCTCCGGGCCCGCCTGGCCCCAGCCGACTTCCGGTAG